The following proteins are co-located in the Meriones unguiculatus strain TT.TT164.6M chromosome 4, Bangor_MerUng_6.1, whole genome shotgun sequence genome:
- the Sbds gene encoding ribosome maturation protein SBDS — MSIFTPTNQIRLTNVAVVRMKRAGKRFEIACYKNKVVGWRSGVEKDLDEVLQTHSVFVNVSKGQVAKKEDLISAFGTDDQTEICKQILTKGEVQVSDKERHTQLEQMFRDIATIVADKCVNPETKRPYTVILIERAMKDIHYSVKPNKSTKQQALEVIKQLKEKIKIERAHMRLRFILPVNEGKKLKEKLKPLMKVVESEDYSQQLEIVCLIDPGCFREIDELIKKETKGKGSLEVLSLKDVEEGDEKFE; from the exons ATGTCGATCTTCACCCCCACCAACCAGATCCGACTGACCAATGTGGCCGTGGTGCGGATGAAGCGGGCAGGGAAGCGCTTCGAAATCGCCTGCTATAAGAACAAGGTCGTCGGCTGGCGGAGTGGCGT GGAAAAAGACCTTGATGAAGTTCTGCAGACCCACTCAGTGTTTGTAAATGTTTCCAAAGGTCAGGTTGCCAAGAAGGAAGACCTCATCAGTGCCTTCGGGACAGACGACCAGACTGAAATCTGCAAGCAG ATTTTGACTAAAGGAGAAGTTCAAGTGTCGGATAAAGAACGGCACACGCAGCTGGAGCAGATGTTTAGGGATATTGCAACTATTGTGGCAGACAAGTGTGTGAACCCAGAAACAAAGAGACCCTACACCGTTATCCTCATCGAGAGAGCTATGAAGGATATCCACTATTCAGTCAAGCCCAACAAGAGCACAAAGCAGCAG GCTTTGGAAGTGATAAAGCAACTGAAAGAGAAGATAAAGATAGAGCGTGCCCACATGCGATTGCGCTTCATCCTGCCAGTGAATGAAGGAAAGAAGCTGAAGGAAAAGCTGAAGCCGCTGATGAAGGTCGTCGAGAGTGAGGACTACAGCCAGCAGCTGGAGATA GTTTGCCTCATCGACCCAGGCTGCTTCAGAGAAATTGATGAGCTGATAAAGAAGGAAACCAAAGGCAAGGGTTCTCTGGAAGTGCTCAGCCTGaaagatgtggaggaaggggatgaGAAGTTTGAATGA
- the Tmem248 gene encoding transmembrane protein 248 gives MLSINPLENLKLYISSRPPLVVFMISVSAMAIAFLTLGYFFKIKEIKSPEMAEDWNTFLLRFNDLDFCVSENETLKHLSNDSTTPESTMTIGQARSSTQPPQSLEESGPINISVAITLTLDPLKPFGGYSRNVTHLYSTILGHQIGLSGREAHEEINITFTLPAAWNADDCALHSHCEQVVFTACMTLTAAPGVFPVTVQPPHCVPDTYSNATLWYKIFTTARDANTKYAQDYNPFWCYKGAIGKVYHALNPKLTVIVPDDDRSLINLHLMHTSYFLFVMVITMFCYAVIKGRPSKLRQSNPEFCPEKVALADA, from the exons ATGCTCAGCATCAACCCCCTGGAGAACCTGAAGCTGTACATCAGCAGCCGGCCGCCCTTGGTGGTGTTCATGATCAGCGTGAGCGCCATGGCCATCGCCTTTCTCACCCTGGGCTATTTCTTCAAGATCAAGGAGATTAAATCCCCAGAAATGGCTGAG GATTGGAATACTTTCCTGCTGCGGTTTAATGATCTGGACTTCTGTGTATCAGAAAACGAGACACTGAAGCATCTCTCCAATGACAGCACCACCCCTGAGAGCACCATGACCATTGGGCAGGCCAGATCGTCCACCCAGCCTCCCCAGTCCCTGGAGGAGTCAGGCCCCATCAACATCTCAGTGGCCATTACCCTGACCCTGGACCCTCTCAAGCCCTTTGGAGGATACTCTCGAAATGTTACACACCTGTACTCCACCATCCTTGGGCATCAGATTGGACTCTCAG GCAGGGAAGCCCATGAGGAGATCAATATCACATtcactctgcctgctgcctggaaTGCTGATGACTGTGCCCTCCATAGCCACTGTGAGCAGGTGGTGTTCACAGCATGCATGACCCTCACCGCTGCCCCTGGAGTTTTCCCCGTCACCGT TCAGCCACCTCACTGTGTCCCCGACACATACAGCAATGCCACACTCTGGTACAAGATCTTCACAACTGCCAGAGATGCCAacacaaaatatgctcaagactACAATCCTTTCTGGTGTTATAAGGGCGCCATCGGAAAAGTGTACCACGCTTTGAATCCCAAACTCACCGTTATTGTTCCAGAT GACGACCGTTCATTAATAAACCTGCACCTCATGCACACCAGTTACTTCCTTTTCGTGATGGTGATAACAATGTTTTGCTACGCAGTTATCAAAGGCAGACCCAGCAAACTGCGTCAGAGCAATCCTGAGTTTTGTCCTGAGAAG GTGGCTTTGGCTGATGCCTAA